The DNA sequence TATAAAGTAGCTTACACTACAACGTTAAACGCTGCTTTTGCAACTTGTCGAGCACACGCGGCAGATGATAGAAATACAGTTACTTCTATTCAAGAATTACATAATAAATGTAACTAGTTCATTCGCTAAATAAATACCTTGTAGGGAATACTATTAACTAGTATTCCCTTTGTATTTTTTATTCGGAAGTAATTTACACGGTTTAAGAAGAAAAATTATGAGTCAATACCCTATGACAGTTCAAGGTGCAGATAGATTGCGCGAAGAACTAAATCATTTAAAAACAGTTAAACGCCCTGAAATTGTGGAAGCCATTGCTGAAGCTCGTGAGCACGGCGATTTAAAAGAAAATGCTGAATATCATGCTGCTCGTGAGCAGCAGGGCTTTTGTGAGGGCCGTATTCAAGATATTGAAGGTAAGTTAAGTAATGCGCAAATCATTGATATATCAAAAATCGCGAATACAGGTAAGGTGATTTTTGGTGTTACTGTTACTTTGCTTAACATTGATACGGAAGAAGAAGTGACCTATCAAATTGTTGGTGATGATGAAGCCGATATTAAGCAGAATCGTATTTCGGTTAATTCACCAATAGCGCGTGGCTTAATTGGTAAAGTAGTAGATAGCGAGATAGAAATCAAAACACCCGGTGGTTTGGTTGAGTATGAAATTATCGCGGTAGATCATATCTAAGTTCTAAGCGCGTTGCTTAATTTGAAAACTGTTGTTTAATATGCAAATTAAAGAAGCCCTAAGTGAAAATTTAGGGCTTCTTTGATTTTTCCTTATAAATTAACACAGCTTTCCCTTATATTAGGACTGGGCATTGTTTGTAGCTGTTCTGTTTATGGCGATTTAAGCGATTTAAGTACGGCTTTATTCCTACCATTTCTTTTCGCTTGATATAAGGCTTCATCAGCGCATTTAATGCACTCAGCTATAGATATCTCTGCATGTGGCGTGACGGAACAAACGCCAAGGCTAACGGTAACCACAGCGGCGACACTAGAAAACTCATTTAACAGCTGTAAATTTTCCACGCCGTCCTTAATACTATTGGCAAAACAGATAGCG is a window from the Litorilituus sediminis genome containing:
- the greA gene encoding transcription elongation factor GreA, with product MSQYPMTVQGADRLREELNHLKTVKRPEIVEAIAEAREHGDLKENAEYHAAREQQGFCEGRIQDIEGKLSNAQIIDISKIANTGKVIFGVTVTLLNIDTEEEVTYQIVGDDEADIKQNRISVNSPIARGLIGKVVDSEIEIKTPGGLVEYEIIAVDHI